The genomic interval GGAGCCGGGGACTGGAACCCTATTATCCTATCAATGATGATACTAATGCCCGCGTCTATAAGCAGTACAAAGCGCTGGCAGACCAGGAAACCAATATCATATTTGGAGGCCGCCTGGCAGAGTACCGTTACTATGACATGCACCAGGTGATAGGATCAGCGCTTTACCAGGTAAAGCAATACTTAAAAATATCTAAATAACAGAAAGGGAAACGTCTGACATGATCCAGATCCATGAAAATACCAGGATATATATAATGTGTCCTCCGCGGATAGCCTCCGGCGGGCCTGAATTGCTTCACCAGCTGGCCTATAAATTAGGGAAAAGAGGCTTTGACGTAGCGATGTACTATTATCCTAATGATGTCGAGCAGCCTGTTAGTGAAAACTATCTTAAATACAATTGTAAGTATGTGACGGAGGTAGAAGACAGGGAAGAGAACCTGGTCATCATCCCTGAGTTGTACTTTTATTTTGCCGATCAGTTCAAAAACATACGGAAATGCGGCTGGTGGCTGAGTGTCGACAATCTGTTTAAAGCTATTGAGGCGCCGGCGCATTACCGGATGATCCGGAAGCTGAAGATAAAATGGCTGCACCGTGCGGTGACGATCAATGGGAAAGTAAGGGGTAAATTCAATTATCACCTTGCACAATCTGAATATGCCGTTGACTTTTTAAGACAATGGAAGATAGATGCGGTTTACCTGTCAGATTATCTGAATGCCGATTTCCTGAAGGCCTCCAGGGAGGTGGATGTAAGAGAAAAAAAGCCGCAGATCCTTTATAATCCGCTGAAAGGGTATCGGTTTACCAAAAAGATCATGGCCGCTATGCCGGAGGCCAGGTGGATACCTTTGCAGAAACTGACTCCAGCCCAGGTGGGTGAGCTCTTGAAAGAATCAATGGTCTACATCGACTTCGGTCACCATCCTGGCAAGGACCGTTTCCCCAGGGAAGCAGCTATTTATAAGTGCTGTGTGATCACAGGAAAGAGAGGCGCAGCCGCCTACCAGGAAGATGTGCCTTTGCCGGAGCAGTATAAGATTGCCGACAGGAGGAGTAACATTCCGGCAATCGTGAAGCTGATCAAATCCTGCCTGGCAGACTATGACAAGCATATCGATAATTTTGCAGCTTATCGCGATTGGATCTACAAAGAGGAAGAGGCGTTTGAGAAGGATATCACACAGATCTTTGTGAAGGTGTAATTGGCTGTAAATTAATTAAATATCGTACCGTGGCACGGTTTCTGAATAAAGAAGGGGTCTTTAACAAGGATCCCTTTTTTATTGATACCGGCAGCTGGAGTCCTCCGGCTGTAACTGTTAAGACAAAAGTTCGTTACATATATATGTAAACGTTTGCTAATTGTTGATGATTGAATATAAGGTGATAACAGGCGCGTTTGCCAATTCGGAGCCATGTTACCCTTCATATGATAATTATTTAATTGGTTTCCACTATGTTAATATTTATATGTTATTTTTAATAGATTTGCACCTGATTTTTCCGAAGAGGAAATTCCGGACAATTGAGGGGAAATGGTTGATATTATATTAATCCGAATATTTGTTATCCAATAAATTCATGTTGAAAAAAGTATTACTGCTGCAACTGTTATTGATGGCCTTTGGTTATTGTGTTCGTGCGCAGTCAGTTACGCAGTCGCAAATAAGCCAGATAAAGGTGGATAATCTCTCAGATGATCAGATCAGACAACTGGTAGCGAAGATGAAACAAAATAATATCAGCTATTCCCAGATAGATGACTATGCAGCCCAAAGGGGGATTCCCAATGATGAAGTGGTGAAACTGAAGGCGCGCATCACGCAGTTAAATCTTGACAAGGAACTTTCTTCTTCCGGCAGTAGTGGTAATTTGTTCAGCCAGGACACATCCGGCAGGAAATATAGCGACCAGTCGGACACTATTTATTACTGGCGTGAAAAATACAAGCAGATAAAGGATAAGGAAGACTTTGAAAAAGAGCAACGTCGCAGGAGGATATTCGGTACAGAATTGTTTAGTAACCAGAACCTGACATTCGAGCCTAACTTACGTATGGCAACCCCTCCCAATTATAAGATTGCAACGGACGATGAACTTGTGATTGACGTCTATGGCTACTCAGAAGTACAACATACTTTAAAGGTAAGTCCTGAGGGATATATCAGGATCCCCTACCTGGGGCCGGTTTATGTGAACGGTCTTACGATGGAAGAGGCAAAAACGCGTATCACCAAACAGCTGAGTACTATTTATTCCGGTATCAGAACGGGTAATACATCTGTTCAGGTTTCCCTGGGAAATATACGTAGTATCAAGGTAACGCTCATAGGAGAAATTACCCGTCCGGGTACTTATACATTGCCCTCACTGGCCACTGTGGCGAATGCCCTCTATGTTTCCGGCGGGCCTAATGAAAATGGTTCTTTCAGAAGTATAGATGTGATCCGTAACGGGAAGGCAATTGCCACCTTTGATTTGTATGATTTCCTGCTGCACGGAGACCTTACGAACAACGTGGTATTGCAGGACCAGGACATCGTGAAGGTGAATCCTTATAAAATGAGGGTAGAGCTTTTGGGAGAGATTAAACGTCCGGCTATTTTCGAAACAAAAGAAACAGAGACCCTGCAGCAGGTGATTGACTTTGCAGGTGGATATACTGATAATTCTTTCCGGGATGTGATCCGGGCTTTACGTGTTACCAGCAAGGCCAGGGAGTTTGTGAACATACCGGCAGATTCGGTAGCGCTGTTCCGCCTGAAATCAGGTGACAGGTTCTATGTTGATTCAATAGTAAACCGCTATACTAACCGTGTAACTATTTCCGGTGCTGTGTTCCATCCGGGAGAATATGCGCTGGAGGATAAAATGACTGTCGGAGATCTCATCAAACGTGCCGACGGGATCCAGGAGGTGGCGGCAACTTCCCGTGGTGTGATACGCAGATTACAGGAAGATTTTACACCAGCCTTTATCAACTTTAATGTACTGGATGCCATAGCAGGAAGGAATAACCCGTCGTTACAGCGGGAAGACAGCGTAATAATATTTTCCAAGCTGGGCATCCGGGAACCATACCTGGTGAAGATTGAAGGAGAAGTTAATCAGCCGGGATATTTTAGCTACGGAGACAGTATGCACCTGGAAGATCTTATCCTGATGGCAGGAGGTCTCAAGGATGCAGCAAGCCTGAAGCATGTGGAGATCTCCCGCCGTATCCGTACCGGGGGTAAGTATGATTCCACAGATGTGAGAATGGCCATCACTGAGCAGTTTGATATTAATGCAGACCTGTCTGGTAATCCGGCGGCAACAGCTTATGTGTTGCAGCCATTTGATGAGGTAATGGTGCGCAGGTCGCCGTCTTATAGTCAGCAGGCCAATATACTGCTTGACGGAGAGGTAGTGTATCCCGGACTGTATGCCATCAATACGAAGAAAGAACGTATATCTGATGTTATCAAAAGAGCGGGTGGTCTGCGTCCGGAGGCATCAGCGGAAGGTGCTTTATTATTGCGCAGGACTTTCACCAACGAGCAGGACAGTACTTTCCTGCTGAGCAAGCTGGAAGTGTTCAATAACAAAGTGAAGGATAGTATCGATGTGGCCAGGACCCGTGCAACAGTGGAGCGCAACCAGCAGCTGTTAGGTATACAGCTGGACGAGATACTGGAGCATCCGGGTTCCAAATATGACCTCTACCTGGAAGAGGGCGATGTAATCAGGATCCCAAAGAAACAGCAGACAGTACAATTATTTGGAGAAGTGTATTTCCCAAAGAAGGTACGGTTTGACAATGGCTTTTCCTTCAGAAGCTATGTACGTGGGGCCGGTGGGTTTACGTCCCAGGCATTAAAGAGAAGAAGTTATATAGTATATGCGAATGGTGAAGTGAAAAGCACAAGGAAGATGTTATTCTTTAACAGTTATCCGAAAGTGAAACCAGGAGCGGAAATATATGTACCTACCAAACCAGACAGAAAGGGATTGACAGCGGCTGC from Chitinophaga filiformis carries:
- a CDS encoding SLBB domain-containing protein, translated to MLKKVLLLQLLLMAFGYCVRAQSVTQSQISQIKVDNLSDDQIRQLVAKMKQNNISYSQIDDYAAQRGIPNDEVVKLKARITQLNLDKELSSSGSSGNLFSQDTSGRKYSDQSDTIYYWREKYKQIKDKEDFEKEQRRRRIFGTELFSNQNLTFEPNLRMATPPNYKIATDDELVIDVYGYSEVQHTLKVSPEGYIRIPYLGPVYVNGLTMEEAKTRITKQLSTIYSGIRTGNTSVQVSLGNIRSIKVTLIGEITRPGTYTLPSLATVANALYVSGGPNENGSFRSIDVIRNGKAIATFDLYDFLLHGDLTNNVVLQDQDIVKVNPYKMRVELLGEIKRPAIFETKETETLQQVIDFAGGYTDNSFRDVIRALRVTSKAREFVNIPADSVALFRLKSGDRFYVDSIVNRYTNRVTISGAVFHPGEYALEDKMTVGDLIKRADGIQEVAATSRGVIRRLQEDFTPAFINFNVLDAIAGRNNPSLQREDSVIIFSKLGIREPYLVKIEGEVNQPGYFSYGDSMHLEDLILMAGGLKDAASLKHVEISRRIRTGGKYDSTDVRMAITEQFDINADLSGNPAATAYVLQPFDEVMVRRSPSYSQQANILLDGEVVYPGLYAINTKKERISDVIKRAGGLRPEASAEGALLLRRTFTNEQDSTFLLSKLEVFNNKVKDSIDVARTRATVERNQQLLGIQLDEILEHPGSKYDLYLEEGDVIRIPKKQQTVQLFGEVYFPKKVRFDNGFSFRSYVRGAGGFTSQALKRRSYIVYANGEVKSTRKMLFFNSYPKVKPGAEIYVPTKPDRKGLTAAATVGLASALASFALIVVTIINSTK